In the genome of Peromyscus eremicus chromosome 1, PerEre_H2_v1, whole genome shotgun sequence, the window TGCCAGGTCAATGACACTACCCTGCCACCTTAGGTTGGTGTGGCAAGTCCAGAAGGTGTCCGGTCTTATTTGGGCCCAAGCCTTCAGATCAGGGCTCTCTTTCCTATAGCAGTAGATCGGGCACAAGAGAGCTCAGTATGCTCGCTTGAAAGACCTTAAAAATCTATAAGTtaacttttaaatgaaatatttaagcCTGCTGAATATCAAAAGAGAATCTGGCTAAGCAATGGCAGGTTAAAAGATATATGAAATGCTCAGCATAAAGTCTTCCTGGGTGTCTGGGGGAGACTGTCGCCAGGACATCTATTCATAAGTGAGTCGCAGATGCTCAAGTTCCTTGTCTAAAATGTTATAGGATTTGCACATCCTCCTACAGACTTCAGATCCTCTCTAGATGACTTACAGTATGTAGTACAATGTGTGTGCCATGTCAATTGCTGGCATACTGTATTACTTAGGGGGGAATGAGGAGAGATCAGTCTACATGTGTTCAGTGTGGATACATTATTTCAAacagtcttatttatttatttattatgtatacagtcttctgtctgcaggccagaagagggcaccagatctcattatggatggttatgagccaccatgtgggtgctgggaattgaactcaggacttctggaagttaacagccagtgctcttaacgtctgagccatctttccagcccttgaaATAGTTTTGACCTTTAGTTAATCAGGTGTGTGGGCGTAGAGCCCATAGATTGGGCACCTTCGGAACTCATCACCTGCGAGTCCCACCATGTACCTTCCTCAGTGTGGTTTAAGTCTTCCTTGCTCCTGTTAGCCATGCTCAGCTTTGGTGGGTCCCTAGGCTCAGAACTTTGGTTCTAATCATCTATGACTAGAAGGAATTTGTCCTCAGGTAACAGCCAGCAAGCCTGTTTTCTCATTTTGAGAGtaagtctggaaaaaaaaaatggagagatcccTGCATGGGACCAATGACTGGCCTGCCTGGTATCAGTTAGCACCTGACATCTAAAAAAGAAGAGCTGTTCACCCACCAGACTTCAAGGTTTACTAAAATCTAACACATAACCTGAAGttagaagagagaaataaagggcCCAGGACCAAACTCCTGGGAGGACTAGCCTTCCAAGTGTGGGACTTGCTGATATTTGTCTGGCCCTGCCTGCCTTTAGAGtcaggaggaaggcagggaggcgTCTCTGCTAACTTGATTTACTCATCCATTGTTCTTCAAGCTTCTTGAACAATATGTGTACTTCACATTTATAAACTAAATGTTCCTAATGCTTAGATATTATGTTAAAGAAAGATGCTGTGGAATAAAGGTGACTAGTTGTGATGCTTATAAGTAGTTCTGTTTCCTGCAGAGTATAGCTACTCATTAACTATTTATGGAATAGTCCTGCAGATGATTGCCTAGTAATCTGATCAATACTTATTAGTGCACTTAGTTGCCTTTTACATTGTGCCCTGAGATAATGTTGCCTGCTTCCTATGACACAAGAGACCTAAAACTAGCCTGTGAGCTTCCATATCTCTTATTGACCTTGGGGGTTTGTCTTCTGGGGTTTCTAGATTAGGATCAGTATAATAATAACCTGAAAAAGAAATCTTTGTAAACATGTTCCAGCCTGGTCTCTTTCCCTGTATCTTGGGAACCTGTCTCAGTGAGACCTCTAGGCTCCATTGCCGTGAGGGAGGGGTAGGGAGGTGCCCAGCCAGCTGGGGCGCAGTGGACACTAAGAGATGCTTTCGGAGTGGATGGTGCTTTGGTCTTGTTCTAACTCAGTTGCCGTTCTGGCGAGCCGGTTACCCTGGTGGAGTCTGTGCACCTGAAGGGTCGCACTGTCTGAGCATGAGCCTGAGTAAAACAAGAAGCCCTCAGGCTGGCTAACTCCAGGAAGATGCGTCAGGATCGGGGGATCTCTGACAACTGGATTGGTTTGGAAACTATACCTTGACAAGTATAAACATATAGATCGGCTTAGAAATCTAAAGTCTTCAATACCCGTGGCTCAGCACAGGAACTGATAAAACAAGAGCATCTGAGGTGGAGGGGTATGCTGTTTGGTATCCAGGAATCTACACTTTGTAGTGATAGAGCATTTCTCTGCTGAAATAGTAAACTGACCTCAACAAACTCAAAATGAATGATTCTGAAGTAGCATAATATCGTGAAATTTTAACGAGAAAACCTAGTGTCTCTGACCTCTCTGGCACACCCGGCACACTTTACAGTCATACCTTTGACAGTCCTCTTAAGTTGGAGCAATATTCTAAGATCAGCGGCTGGAGAAGAGCATTAGGCTGAGGTATTTGTAGGGCCGTATTTTATTGTGACGAGCGTTCTAAAACAACCCAAAGATAATGTAGAGAATACAAGTATTGTCTTGAAAAGGTCCTTCCTGTAATAACAGTATATTTTATACTAACATGGGATATGACCTACAGCCGTGCTTttatggtggaaaaaaaaaaaacgatgcCTGTCATCTAAATGAACTGTTTGTTCGATTTCCACAGAGTCCAGAAGCACATCCTATCGCTATACCAACTCAGTATTACagaggaaaaatgagaaaaatctatttccaaGGCAAAAAACACCTTGGGCAGCTGTAAATCACAGCTCAGCTCTGTATTCTAACAGGCCAGGGCACCTTGACTCACAGACAACCACAACTGTTGGGAGCACTACTAGAAGGGGGTTCCTGGCCTCCGAGTATTCCTCCTCAGCTACAACCCTGCAGCAAAAATCCCTTGAGAAGACTGTCAAGAGTCAAGCCAGTCTCCGACCTGGCGCCCCAACTCATGGCCATCTGAGAAATGCTGATGCTCAAGTGAAAACATTCCCTGATCGATCCAAAGTTGAAGGCACCAGGGACACCCCCATACGGCTGGCCACCGAGTCCATTATCTCCAGAGAGTCACCCAAAGATCACCGGGACAACGTGGTGGCAGGTGCCGTGAACAGCGCTCGGTCAAATGAGAGAACTGTCATTTTGGGAAAGAAACTAGAAGTGAAAGCCGCCAGGGAACAAGAAAGGGACAGATCAGGGGTCATCAAATTAAAGCCAGAAGAGAAAAGGTTTGATTCTAAAGAGAAGGGTTCAGAAGAAAGAAACCTGAGGTGGGAAGAGCTGACCAAGTTAGATAGAGACGCAAGAACGAGAGAAAGCCAGCAGAGGAGGGACGAGATCAAAGAGAAGAAATCACTGCAGGAGGGAGGTGTGAAGGAAAGGGAAGTACCCATCCATCTAGAAGCATCCCAGGGCAGCAGCCCGGAAGTGTCGACAAAAGGCTTGCAGTCACCCGGGAGGATGGACGCTGGCAACGGTAAGGGAAGAGGGGCGGAAACCAAAGAGGCCAAGTTCCGGTTGGACACCCAGGACGCGGCCAGCTCCCTGCCAAGTGATTCTATGACAGAGACCGTAGCAGAAAACATCGTCACCACCATCCTCAAGCAGTTCACGCAGTCTCCAGAGGCGGAAGAGAATGCCAGTTCTTTCCCAGACACAAAGGTCACTTACGTGGACAGGCAAGAACTCCCTGGCAGTAGGAAAACCAAGACGGAAATTGTGGTGGAGTCTAAGCTGACAGAAGACGTTGATGTGTCTGACGAAGCTGGCCTGGAATACCTTTTAAGCAAGGATGTCAAGGAAGTGAGGCTGAAAGGAGAGTCAGCTGAGAAGATGATAGGAGAGATGATCAACGTTGGTctgaaaggaagagaggggagagccaAAGTCGTAAACGTGGAGATTGTGGAAGAGCCCGTGAGCTACACAGGTGGTGGGAAAACGGAGTTTTCTACCCCCTTCCAAGTGGAAGAAGCCGATGATGTGTCTCCAAGCCCCAAGGGGTTTGTCGAGGAAGAGGATGGTGATGGAGAGACCCATGTGCAGTTCTCAATGCATCAACATCAAAGGACCAAGCAGCCCCAGGGGAGCATCCCTCATGTGGAAGAAGTGATGGAGGCAGGTGGTGACTCAGAGGGAGAGCAGAGTTACTTTGTGTCTACCCCAGATGAGTACCCCGGGGGGCAtgacagagaagatgatggatcAGTGTATGGGCAAATCCACATAGAGGAAGAGTCCACCATCCGGTACTCATGGCAAGATGAAATTGTGCAGGGCACTTGGCGAAGGAAAACGAGAGATGACATGGGGGAAGAGAAGCATGTGAAGGTCCTGGAGATTCCAGCACCTTCCCTGGGGGGTGCCGTTGGTTCTGCTCACTTAAAGGAAGAAGCTAGTGGTGAACTGCATGCAGAACCCACAgtcattgagaaagaaatcaaaataccGCATGAGTTCCATACCTCCATCAAGGGGGTCTTCTCCAATGAGCCCCGGCACCAGCTGGTGGAGGTCATCGGGCAGCTGGAGGAAACCTTGCCGGAGCGCATGAAGGAGGAGCTGTCTGCTCTGACCAGACAGGATCAAGGAGAGCCGGGGAGTGTCTCAGTGGATGTAAAGAAGGTCGAGAGCTCTGCTCCTGGTTCTGTGACCTTGATGGCTGAAGTCAACCTCTCGCAGACGGTGGATGCTGACCAGTTAGACCTGGAGGAGTTGAGCAGGGATGAAGCTGGAGAAATAGAGAGGGCTGTGGAGTCTGTGGTAAGAGAGAGCTTGACCAAGCGCTCCAGCCCAATGCCTAGAAGCCCAGACAGGGAAGATGGAGAGGAGGTGCCTGCTGGGGGCATTCTCTTCAAGCGCTGGGCCACCAGGGAACTGTATAGCCCATCTGTTGAGAGGGATGATGCTGGCTGGACCCCTTCCAGCTCAGATCAGCGTGTAACCCAGGGCCCAGTGTCGGCCACCGTTGAAGTCACCAGCCCAACAGGCTTTGTGCAGTCTCACACGCTGGAGGATATAAGCCAGTCTGTAAGGCATGTTAAACTAGGCCCCACTGAAATGTGGAAAACTGAGCAGGTGTCCTACGGAGGACCCACCGCACAGGTGGTGGAGGTAAGTGAGGACCTCAGTGAGGCAGTCAGCTCTGAGGGAGCCAGCCGCTCTGTGAGGCACATTACATTGGGTCCCCGTCAAAGTCGCGTGTCCACAGAAGTTACTTTCCGAGGCTCTGTGCCTACCTGGCGGGAAGCAGGAGACACAGAAGAGCCTCACCCAGCCTCACTGGCTGTAGAAGAAGACATATCCAGGAACCACAGAATGTCTGGCTCTGAGCAGTTTCATGCTGAAAAGGAAATTCGTTTTCTGGGTCCTATTTCTggggcagcccaggctggtagTAATTTTGCAACAGAGGAGTCAGTGGGTACCCAGACTTTTGTTAGGCATCTCCAGTTAGGCCCCAAAGAAGGGTTCAGGGAGGAAATCCAGTTCATAGCTCCCATCCCAGACAAAGTGGagtggggaggagaagaggattcTGAGCACACCAGAGTGTCTCTAGGGAGGAGTACATCCATCCAACATGTTGACATTGGGCCTCAGAGGCACCAAACCTCCAAGCTGATAGCTCCACAGACCTTGGAATTTAGGAACTCAGAAGGCACGGTTCTTGTGGAGGGCTCAGCAGGGATGACCCAGGCCACTCACAGTTTCACCTCAGGTAGCGAAATCCTGAGGAACAATGAGAACACATTCCAGAGGGTCATTTCTGAGTCCCTTCCGGACAGTGTGGGGGACACAGGAGCAGAGGTGACAGCAGGCATCAGCAGGTCCTTTAGGCACATTCAGATAGGCCCTACAGAGAAGGGCCCCTCTGAACACATTGTCATCCATGGACCCATGTCTAAAACATTTGTACTCGATGGTTCAGTGGCGTCCCCTGAGCTCGGTGGGCTAGCAGGGGACAGCAGCACACTAAGCCACATTGCACCAGGGCCCAAAGAAACCTCATTTACTTTTCAGATGGATGTGAGTAACACAAGGGCGATCCGCAGCTGGACCCGAGACGCAGGGTCGGAAGTGGAAGCTCACAGTGTGTCTGACCGTGGTGGCTGGAGAATTGCTCACAGTAGGACTGAGCAGGTCACCAGCATGAGCTCTCAGGCCTCCGCTGGGGATGGACACCAGACCCGCGGAGAGAAAGGTGAGGAGCAGGCTGGATTTGACAAGACCGTGCAGCCGCAGAGAATGGTAGACCAAAGGTCAGTGGCCTCAGAGGAGAAGAAAGTCGCCCTTGTCTATCTAGACaacgaggaggaggaagagggcgaTGGATGGTTTTGATAAGCGGAACGATCTTGTCTTAAATGGCGCTTTGGAAACATACCACTACACACAGCCTTTAACATACCAATATACAAAGCCTTTACTAAttgtatgggggagggggaggctggttATCAATACCTTTATTTAGAGAACCTGAGGTGGAGTCAGTTTGCTTTAGAATTCATCTGTAAAGGTTTGAGAGCAACTCTGGCCTTTTAAGGCTTTCAGATTTTACATTTGAGCTGAGACTTTTGCAGACACTTTTCATCTTTTTAGTCTTAAaaagctcctttctctaaagctttCTTTCCACATATGGAGAGAGTTTGTAGAGTTTTGCATCAGGTCACAGGCGTGACTTACTGCTGTTCTACTGTTTATCTATAAGCAAGACACTTTAACATTAACATTAACCAGATTAAAATAATATACTTAAGGGTAGGTTTTATTTGCATGTGCTAATATCCAACAGTAGACTAACACTGGGAAGGAAAATACATAGAATGTTTCCCCTTCCTAagtcttttcaaaaataaattatagaagggctggagagatggctcagtggttaagagtttgtactgctcttgcagagaacctgagttcagttcccagcacccatatcagggggctcacaaccacctgtaactcctgctccagaggATCCGAtgtcctttctggcctctgtaggcacctgcactcatgtgcacatacctacacacacacacacacacacacacacacacacaccaataaaaacaaaaataaatcttagccaggcagggcacacgcctttaattccatacttgggaggtagaggcaagcagatttctgtgagttcaaggccagcctgatctacaaagggagttccaggacagtcaggcatacacaaagaaatgctgtctcaaaaacaaaataaaaaaaaaattatagaaagcgcAAGCAAGACtttatgtttgaaaaaaaaatctactagaTGATTTAAGGAAGTTACTTATCAgagatttaaaattattttcagtttgaATGAATTGCTTTCTATGtacagaacatttttaaaaagagggctTAGAGTTATTTATGGAAAGCCCAGCTGCGGTCTTATTGATGCTTCAGATCCATGTGACTGTCCTGATCGTACAGATTTGCCAGCATGGCCACAGGCATGGCCAGCTGAGAACTGCTCATGGCATCATTTCGGGTCTTTACAGTACTCGGCTGAGATAGCAGAGCACTTTTCTGGGAGTAGCTACCCCCTgctagagcagtggctctcaacatgtggatcgaatgaccctttcacaggggccgtctgagaccatcagaaaacacagatccttacattatgattcataacagtagcaaaattacagtaataattttatggttgggggtcaccacaacacaaggagctgtattaaaggatcgcagtgttagagggttgagaaccactgggctgtGTTCGGCCTCTCCGTGCTGTAGTCCTTATGACCGGAACATTCACTCTCCCTGGTAAGAGGCAGCTGTGTCGGCAGTGAAGACAGCACAGGTGATTTGACTGCAGCTGGACTGGCAAATTGGTCCTGGCAGGAACATAGAAGTCCAAAGTAGCTAGTGCTTCCCAAACAAGTGATTCCGAACTCACCTCTCATGGGCTGGAGGTCTTTCTGAGCTCCTAGAATGAAGGATAAAAAGGCAGCAGCACATACAAACCTCAGAAAAGCTTTTTGCACTTTGAACAGAAATCATGAGGGTTGGGGGATTTAAGTGTTTAGCGGAAGGAACCAGGTGCTTCCCATGCAATGCAGCGTTGAGgcatccaggacaggctctgacAGAGGACAAAACCCCGACCCTCATGGACCACCGATCGTGGACCTGAAGCTGTGCACCACAGGGTTTAATAGGATGAGTGTGCTCATTTGGAATTGTCCTTTTACACATGgatattgtttttaaaactccCATCGCTGAAGATTCGGCATCACATAAAAATGGCCTCGACAGGGCAGTATTCTGTGAGCGCAGAATGGCAGCTCTGACATGTCTGAGCTGGGCTTTTGAACGCAGGCCACAGAATGGCCTGTAGGGCGCTGAGGAAGAAGGATCCGAGGTGATGCCATCTTCAGGGAGGGGAGGAGCAGGGTGCAGGAGGGTctcccttcctgtgtgtctcacgGGGCACATCTTCCCCTCTGGTTCCAGCAGCTGGGTGatgcagagtgagtttttttCATTGCTAAGGGGAAGAGAAACGCAGCATGGCTTAAGGTGGTCTGCTTTGCAAACACCTTGCACTGGGGTACAGGAAGGAAGCAGGTGTGAATGGAATGTTTAAGCCTTTGTTACCCGTAAAGATGAACTCCTGGGTGTCAGCCTGATGCAGAAGTTACTGCCTTAACCTGTCATTTCTAACACTGTCAGGGATGCgctgatggattttttttttttactgtaatcAGCAAGTCTGAGTGATTTATTAAAATGTGGTCGAGGTGACAGCCTTGCTGTAATGACAGGAGACAGAGTGACAATGTGGAGTTTATTATGAGACTAAGTGGGCCTAGCTGATGCCATTGCCTTAGTCCATGAACTTACGGATGCTAGCATGAACAGGTTATAAATATCACGGCCACCTCTACTTGTTCTGAAAAAACAGATGTCTtagtattaaatattaattttcatcGCTAAGCTGGAATGCGCAGCAAGGCAGTGTTCTGTTTGAAGTGTTAACCAGGACGGAGGAGTCCTCAGCTGTCATTGCTCACTAGGTCACAAGGGCAGGGATCTTCTCTGTGACACTGTAGCACGCCACCCCGAAGCTCCCTGAGGTTTTTGAAAGCAGTCACTCTGGAGTCAAATCAACACTGTGGTAGGGCAGGGAGGGTGGGGACACACCCTGTCTCTCCCAGTCTGTTATTGTTGAGACTACAAGACACTGAATGTTTCTCCGCTTTCCACTGGTTGTTTTGATAGTTTGTTTAAAGTGTTTATTTAGAATTATCTAAGAAGCTTATTTTGCTAACCTGTTCCCTACAAAGGGAACTGTCACAAGAATGTGTAGAAATAAagatctgaggggaaaaaaaatctgcattgTTTCTAACGAGAATGTTTTCCGGCCAGTTTTCATGTGGTTCTTTCAGACTCCAATGAAAGCCAACCTGGTTTTCTGTCCATGTTTCAATTCCTCCTGGGATCAGAACTCCGTGCTATAGGTACAAACTAGAAAGCGTGCACTAACTAGCTTGTGTCCAGGTGACGACCTGGCAGGTGGTACTAACATGTCATCACAGCCTGGAAGACCTGGCAGCAGGATGAGACAGCCATCCATTCTGCCCAGGGTGGAGGAGGGTGCCAAGGTACAGTTACTCAGCGCTAAAACCAGCCTTGTCTCAGGTGGGAGCGGGACAGATGGTTACTCAGAGCACAGTTTGTAAGGTCTCTCATGGCCCCTTCTTAGTATCttgccaaacaaaaacaaacaaacaaacaaaacctagtgGCTTAAAACAAAGGAGAGGGGTGACTGCTGTCTGTCTGTGATCTAGCCTtttatcaacaaaaataaaaacacgcATGGTTGTATTTCTTCTCACTTCTGGGAGCTAACAGCACCCGTGGGAGACATTGATAAGACTCacagtattagttacttttctgttgttgtgataataACAGTGATCCAAACAACCCGGGGAGGAAAAGATGTATTTGACTTCCCTGCACAGATcctagtccatcattgaaggaagtcagggcaggaactgaagcagggcaggaacctggaggaaggaactgaagcagaggccatggaggggtgctgctgactggcttgctctccatggcttgctcagcctgctttcttatacaacactggaccaccagccctgggatggcaccacccacatccattattaatcaaggaaatgccccacagacatgcctgaaGATCAACTTTTCTCAACTGCGATtccctcttccagatgacctcCCCCACCTTGtgccaaattgacaaaaacaaaagaaaacataacaaGTAACAGACTAACCGGCACCTCACAGTTTACACTGGTAAATTCACTCTTCCTGAGGCAGGGGCTCACATCTAAAGaggagtttgttttctgtgattctaAAATATACTCCAAGAAATCCAGAAAGGACGAGGTGAGAGACGAGGCACCGAGGCACCACGTGTCTTTGGGTGTGCTGCTGCATGGGTTGAGCAACACACGGTTATTCCCGGGTTCTGCAGATCTAAGAAGACAAGCCAAAGATGCTCATGGATTTGCTTCTGGTAGGTAAGTGCTCGCTTCCTGACTTGGAGACAGCCACCTTACAGCTGTCTGCATGGAGTAGGGAGAGAGATGGcttctctggcttctcttccttaTAAGGACATCGATCCTACCTACCAGCTCCCCAACCCTGCCGCCACAGTCTGCCTCCAGATGTCATTACTTGGGGGCTGAGGCTTCAGACATACAATTTCAGGGACAAGGAGGCCTATGGCAGCCTCTGTTTTTAAAGTGCTTTTCCCACTAGCTGTGTTGAAACACACGTCTTCAGTTAGCTAGGACACTGGACAGTGGCCACAAATAATTTTGTGCCTTGCTGCCATCCCATAGGCTGGGAAAATGGGTGCTAGCAAGGATGGTCTGCCTGCAGAGCT includes:
- the Synm gene encoding synemin isoform X2, with product MLSWRLQTGSEKAELQELNARLYDYVCRVRELERENLLLEEELRSRLSREDLWIEDQARFAEEARSLRQQLDELSWSTALAEGERDALRRELRELQREGAEASSARSRLDAELGAQRRELEEVLGARAALEALLGQLEAERRDLDAAHERQVRELRARAASLTMHFRARAPGPAAPPPRLRDVHDSYALLVAESWRESVQLYEDEVRELEQALLRGQESRRQAEDEARLCAQEADALRNQALELEQLRARLEDELLRMQEEYGIEAEERQRVIDSLEDEKEALTLAMADRLREYQELVQVKTGLSLEVATYRALLEGESNPEILIWAKNIENMPQESRSTSYRYTNSVLQRKNEKNLFPRQKTPWAAVNHSSALYSNRPGHLDSQTTTTVGSTTRRGFLASEYSSSATTLQQKSLEKTVKSQASLRPGAPTHGHLRNADAQVKTFPDRSKVEGTRDTPIRLATESIISRESPKDHRDNVVAGAVNSARSNERTVILGKKLEVKAAREQERDRSGVIKLKPEEKRFDSKEKGSEERNLRWEELTKLDRDARTRESQQRRDEIKEKKSLQEGGVKEREVPIHLEASQGSSPEVSTKGLQSPGRMDAGNGKGRGAETKEAKFRLDTQDAASSLPSDSMTETVAENIVTTILKQFTQSPEAEENASSFPDTKVTYVDRQELPGSRKTKTEIVVESKLTEDVDVSDEAGLEYLLSKDVKEVRLKGESAEKMIGEMINVGLKGREGRAKVVNVEIVEEPVSYTGGGKTEFSTPFQVEEADDVSPSPKGFVEEEDGDGETHVQFSMHQHQRTKQPQGSIPHVEEVMEAGGDSEGEQSYFVSTPDEYPGGHDREDDGSVYGQIHIEEESTIRYSWQDEIVQGTWRRKTRDDMGEEKHVKVLEIPAPSLGGAVGSAHLKEEASGELHAEPTVIEKEIKIPHEFHTSIKGVFSNEPRHQLVEVIGQLEETLPERMKEELSALTRQDQGEPGSVSVDVKKVESSAPGSVTLMAEVNLSQTVDADQLDLEELSRDEAGEIERAVESVVRESLTKRSSPMPRSPDREDGEEVPAGGILFKRWATRELYSPSVERDDAGWTPSSSDQRVTQGPVSATVEVTSPTGFVQSHTLEDISQSVRHVKLGPTEMWKTEQVSYGGPTAQVVEMDVSNTRAIRSWTRDAGSEVEAHSVSDRGGWRIAHSRTEQVTSMSSQASAGDGHQTRGEKGEEQAGFDKTVQPQRMVDQRSVASEEKKVALVYLDNEEEEEGDGWF
- the Synm gene encoding synemin isoform X1; translation: MLSWRLQTGSEKAELQELNARLYDYVCRVRELERENLLLEEELRSRLSREDLWIEDQARFAEEARSLRQQLDELSWSTALAEGERDALRRELRELQREGAEASSARSRLDAELGAQRRELEEVLGARAALEALLGQLEAERRDLDAAHERQVRELRARAASLTMHFRARAPGPAAPPPRLRDVHDSYALLVAESWRESVQLYEDEVRELEQALLRGQESRRQAEDEARLCAQEADALRNQALELEQLRARLEDELLRMQEEYGIEAEERQRVIDSLEDEKEALTLAMADRLREYQELVQVKTGLSLEVATYRALLEGESNPEILIWAKNIENMPQESRSTSYRYTNSVLQRKNEKNLFPRQKTPWAAVNHSSALYSNRPGHLDSQTTTTVGSTTRRGFLASEYSSSATTLQQKSLEKTVKSQASLRPGAPTHGHLRNADAQVKTFPDRSKVEGTRDTPIRLATESIISRESPKDHRDNVVAGAVNSARSNERTVILGKKLEVKAAREQERDRSGVIKLKPEEKRFDSKEKGSEERNLRWEELTKLDRDARTRESQQRRDEIKEKKSLQEGGVKEREVPIHLEASQGSSPEVSTKGLQSPGRMDAGNGKGRGAETKEAKFRLDTQDAASSLPSDSMTETVAENIVTTILKQFTQSPEAEENASSFPDTKVTYVDRQELPGSRKTKTEIVVESKLTEDVDVSDEAGLEYLLSKDVKEVRLKGESAEKMIGEMINVGLKGREGRAKVVNVEIVEEPVSYTGGGKTEFSTPFQVEEADDVSPSPKGFVEEEDGDGETHVQFSMHQHQRTKQPQGSIPHVEEVMEAGGDSEGEQSYFVSTPDEYPGGHDREDDGSVYGQIHIEEESTIRYSWQDEIVQGTWRRKTRDDMGEEKHVKVLEIPAPSLGGAVGSAHLKEEASGELHAEPTVIEKEIKIPHEFHTSIKGVFSNEPRHQLVEVIGQLEETLPERMKEELSALTRQDQGEPGSVSVDVKKVESSAPGSVTLMAEVNLSQTVDADQLDLEELSRDEAGEIERAVESVVRESLTKRSSPMPRSPDREDGEEVPAGGILFKRWATRELYSPSVERDDAGWTPSSSDQRVTQGPVSATVEVTSPTGFVQSHTLEDISQSVRHVKLGPTEMWKTEQVSYGGPTAQVVEVSEDLSEAVSSEGASRSVRHITLGPRQSRVSTEVTFRGSVPTWREAGDTEEPHPASLAVEEDISRNHRMSGSEQFHAEKEIRFLGPISGAAQAGSNFATEESVGTQTFVRHLQLGPKEGFREEIQFIAPIPDKVEWGGEEDSEHTRVSLGRSTSIQHVDIGPQRHQTSKLIAPQTLEFRNSEGTVLVEGSAGMTQATHSFTSGSEILRNNENTFQRVISESLPDSVGDTGAEVTAGISRSFRHIQIGPTEKGPSEHIVIHGPMSKTFVLDGSVASPELGGLAGDSSTLSHIAPGPKETSFTFQMDVSNTRAIRSWTRDAGSEVEAHSVSDRGGWRIAHSRTEQVTSMSSQASAGDGHQTRGEKGEEQAGFDKTVQPQRMVDQRSVASEEKKVALVYLDNEEEEEGDGWF